The Nostoc cf. commune SO-36 genomic sequence TAACAAAGGAAAAATGACCAAGTAATTAAGGAAAAATTACAATTGACATAAATCCGTAAAAAACGATATAATTAGGATTTGTTAAAACTTAGACATATAAGCAGCTTTACGCGCTGTAACTCATGCCAACAATACAGCAGCTAATACGTAACGAGCGCGAACAAGCGCGTCAGAAAACCAAGTCCCCGGCTCTGAAACAATGCCCCCAACGTCGGGGAGTTTGTACCAGAGTATACACGACCACACCAAAAAAGCCTAACTCAGCTCTACGTAAAGTAGCAAGAGTCAGGCTTACCTCTGGATTTGAAGTCACAGCTTATATTCCAGGTATTGGTCACAACTTACAAGAACACTCAGTTGTGATGATTCGTGGCGGTCGGGTTAAGGATCTACCAGGCGTGAGATACCACATTATCCGTGGCACCCTAGATACAGCCGGAGTCAAAGACCGTAAACAAGGGCGTTCCAAGTATGGAACCAAGCGTCCGAAAGAAGCGAAAAAATAGGATTAGGCGATTAATCGCATCCAACACGATTAATCGTCTACTCAGAAGCGCCCAAGGACAAAAAACTATCAGGTCTGTCTTCTACGAGCAGTAATGAAAGCTGCTCAAGTCTGTTTAAAAAAATCAAGCAAGCTACACCTACACTAAGCGAGCAAGTGTAGAAGTTCAGAGGAAAACGCTGTAACCCACAGCAAAACTCTAATCTGGACATTAAGGTTTAAAATGTTGTCGCCTTGAGTATTTAGTTGCAGCTAGCAAGTCAATGAATTTCAGATTTGCGGTTTTGGATTGGTCGAACCCACAAGGGGATGAGACTTACAGACTTTTGATTTTTCCAATCCTTGTGGTCGGAACATCTACCAAAAACTCTAATCCAAAATTGGCAGTCAATTAAGTCAGCCTTGCTGCAACAGTCGGAAACTTAATTTGAGAAAGTCTGAGGATTGAGTTCCACAGCTTTTAGTTTCCGGTGTCTGATAGCATATAATTTCGTTGCCAATTCCGAATTAAAGGTGAAGTATGTCTCGTCGTGGTGTTATTCAAAGGCGCCCAGTCCCGTCTGACTCCGTATATAACAGTCGCCTTGTGAGCATGATTATCAGGCGGATCATGCGTCATGGCAAGAAATCACTTGCCGCACGAATTGTTTATGAAGCATTGAAAACTATTGAGGAACGCACTGGTAACGGTGCTTTAGAAACCTTTGAAAGAGCGGTGCGAAATGCCACGCCTTTAGTAGAAGTAAAAGCTCGGCGAGTTGGTGGAGCAACCTACCAAGTACCAATGGAAGTGCGTACAGAACGGGGTACTACCCTAGCTCTGCGTTGGTTAGTGCAATATTCCCGCTCCAGACCAGGGCGGACAATGGCAAGCAAGCTGGCAAATGAGTTAATGGATGCTGCCAACGAAACTGGTAATGCGATTCGGAAACGTGAAGAAACGCACCGGATGGCGGAAGCTAACAAAGCATTCGCACACTATCGTTACTAAGTAGAAAAGCGATATATCGCCCTTCAGAAGCGGTATATCGTATGCTTTACAAAAAGAAGACGGTTTTCCCTAAAAGTATAGAATCTTAACAAAGAGTAATATACAAGATATCATGAGGCAAAAACTATAGGAGGTAGCTGTGGCACGCACGATCCCGCTAGAGAAAGTACGCAACATCGGCATCATGGCGCACATCGATGCCGGCAAGACGACGACGACCGAGCGCATCCTCTATTACACCGGCAAGTCCTACAAGATCGGCGAAGTGCACGAAGGCACCGCCACGATGGACTGGATGGAGCAGGAACAGGAGCGCGGCATCACGATCACGTCGGCCGCGACGACCTGCTTCTGGAACGACCACCGGATCAACATCATCGACACGCCCGGCCACGTCGACTTCACGATCGAGGTCGAGCGTTCGCTGCGCGTGTTGGATGGCGTAATCGCAGTATTTTGTTCTGTGGGCGGCGTGCAACCGCAGTCCGAGACAGTGTGGCGGCAAGCAGAACGCTACAAAGTTCCTCGGATAGCCTTTATCAATAAGATGGATCGCACTGGAGCGAACTTTTATAAAGTTCACGACCAAATTCGCGATCGCCTGCGTGCGAATGCGATCGCCATTCAACTACCAATTGGTAGTGAAAACGACTTCCGAGGTATCGTTGACCTAGTAGGGCAACGTGCGTATATTTACGCTAATGACCAAGGAACTGATATTCAGGAAACTGATATCCCAGAAGAGTTGCAAGCGCAGGTAGATGAATTCCGTACCAAGCTCATAGAAGCTGCGGCAGAAACCGATGATGCTCTGATGGCTAAGTACTTCGAGGGCGAAGAACTTACAGAACAGGAAGTTCGGACTGCCCTACGTAAAGGGACAATTGCGGGGACAATTGTACCAGTACTTTGTGGTTCGGCATTCAAAAACAAAGGCGTGCAGTTGATGCTGGATGCCGTTGTAGATTACCTGCCAGCACCAAGTGAAGTACCGCCAATTCAAGGCTTACTGCCCAATGGCGATACTGTTGAGCGGCGTGCTGATGACAACGAACCCTTAGCAGCTCTGGCATTCAAGATTATGGCTGACCCTTACGGTCGCCTGACATTTGTTCGCGTTTATTCTGGTGTCCTGAAGAAGGGCAGCTACGTTCTCAACGCTAGTAAGAATAAAAAAGAACGTATTTCCCGCTTAGTTCTCATGAAGGCAGACGATCGGCAAGATGTCGATGAACTGCGAGCGGGTGATTTAGGAGCAGCTCTGGGATTGA encodes the following:
- the rpsL gene encoding 30S ribosomal protein S12; its protein translation is MPTIQQLIRNEREQARQKTKSPALKQCPQRRGVCTRVYTTTPKKPNSALRKVARVRLTSGFEVTAYIPGIGHNLQEHSVVMIRGGRVKDLPGVRYHIIRGTLDTAGVKDRKQGRSKYGTKRPKEAKK
- the fusA gene encoding elongation factor G, encoding MARTIPLEKVRNIGIMAHIDAGKTTTTERILYYTGKSYKIGEVHEGTATMDWMEQEQERGITITSAATTCFWNDHRINIIDTPGHVDFTIEVERSLRVLDGVIAVFCSVGGVQPQSETVWRQAERYKVPRIAFINKMDRTGANFYKVHDQIRDRLRANAIAIQLPIGSENDFRGIVDLVGQRAYIYANDQGTDIQETDIPEELQAQVDEFRTKLIEAAAETDDALMAKYFEGEELTEQEVRTALRKGTIAGTIVPVLCGSAFKNKGVQLMLDAVVDYLPAPSEVPPIQGLLPNGDTVERRADDNEPLAALAFKIMADPYGRLTFVRVYSGVLKKGSYVLNASKNKKERISRLVLMKADDRQDVDELRAGDLGAALGLKDTLTGDTLCDDGSPVILESLFIPEPVISVAVEPKTKNDMDKLSKALQSLSEEDPTFRVRVDPETNQTVIAGMGELHLEILVDRMLREFKVEANVGAPQVAYRETIRKAVNKVEGKFIRQSGGKGQYGHVVINLEPGEPGTGFEFVSKIAGGTVPKEYVGPAEQGMKESCESGVLAGYPLIDVKATLIDGSYHDVDSSEMAFKIAGSMAMKEAVLKASPVILEPMMKVEVEVPEDYMGNVIGDLNTRRGQIESQSTEKGLAKVTSKVPLASMFGYATDIRSKTQGRGTFTMEFSHYEEVPRSVAETIIAKSKGNA
- the rpsG gene encoding 30S ribosomal protein S7 translates to MSRRGVIQRRPVPSDSVYNSRLVSMIIRRIMRHGKKSLAARIVYEALKTIEERTGNGALETFERAVRNATPLVEVKARRVGGATYQVPMEVRTERGTTLALRWLVQYSRSRPGRTMASKLANELMDAANETGNAIRKREETHRMAEANKAFAHYRY